GATGGACGGACACGCCAAGGATCTTCTCGCCGATTTTTTTCCGTACGTCTTCGACTGAATCATCTTCCTGTCCGATATGAACCCCATCCGCATTTAATGCAAGGGCAAGTTCCACATCATCATTCACTATGAAAGGAATCTTGTGCGCGCGGCATACATGTTGCAGGCTCCGGGCGAGGGTGTACCTGGCTTTTCCGTGCAGGCAGTTGAGGCCCTTTTCCCGGAACTGAAACATGGTGATCCCCCCTGCGGCGGCTTCTTTCAACACTGAAATGGGATCCTTTTCACAATTCGTACTGCCCATGATGAAATAAAGCCTTAAATAGTGTTGTATATTCATATTTTCACCCCTGCTTCCTTCATCCCATATAGCGGTGGTAGACTGTCCTGGCCGTATCGGTTTCCTTCGTTCCATGGATGATCGCCCGGCCATCCTTGAAAAGAACGAATCTCAAAGCTCCCTCATTGAAAGAAATCAAATAGGGATTCGCCATCACTTCTTTTCCTTTGGTGCTTAGCATCAAGGCGAATTCCTTAAGATTGATGGACGCAGGTGATGCGGGTCGGATTTGAACAGCCTCCCTCCCGCATAGGACGGCTGTTTTTGTTTGGTTGGCATATTGCAGGTAAGGATATGTCCTTGTGTGACCGC
The nucleotide sequence above comes from Bacillus sp. KH172YL63. Encoded proteins:
- the thiE gene encoding thiamine phosphate synthase, producing the protein MNIQHYLRLYFIMGSTNCEKDPISVLKEAAAGGITMFQFREKGLNCLHGKARYTLARSLQHVCRAHKIPFIVNDDVELALALNADGVHIGQEDDSVEDVRKKIGEKILGVSVHHVEEAKRAKNAGADYIGVGPMFHTSTKSDCRDVQGPSVIRSIRKAGIELPLVGIGGIHAGNASQVLRAGADGIAVISAICKNPPDTIHLLHVTKENNSST